Genomic segment of Hydra vulgaris chromosome 11, alternate assembly HydraT2T_AEP:
AAAAGTCTGGTGAAAGCATCACCCACcaatatataaatgataaaattgctATTGCTGACAGAGATAGTTGGTTTTGTTTAACAAGTGGAGAAATTGTTAAGGTCactaaaaaattgacaaataatgattttcaaTGTAAAACTGTTAATTcaaaagaaatgaaatttttttttaatgagccTTGTAACTCTAGAGATATTGACATATTTGTTgcaaatcaaaatatttcaatggaAAGtagaaatatttgtaaacaagaTATTTGCAACAAAATGGTTTGTTTACCATGTAAAAAGACActagtttttttcccttttCTTCATGGCTTTAGAGATAATATTCTGGCACCTGAAAAgcattaataactttatttgtatcattatttctttttagttaaacttttgctaaaaaaattttgttcaatcttctttgtttatattttatgtttacttAATGCAACAAAATCACAATAAATGAGaatagtattataaaatatttgtgtttagtttttgtttgatgcttttataaatgctttgtttaataaaggtatatagtttaaaatggttgtttaatttttagtgacaactttaaatttatattgatttatattaattatacattgaaaaataaaaaaaaactatggcTACTAGCGGTCCGTATGCACAAGTAATTTGGTTAGAAGGAAATCAGGAGATGGAACGAACTATACCAATAAATTGGATAGATGAGGATACCAATAAAGTATTTTGGCCCAACACTTTAAATGTGAAGAATGCATTTAAAAGGTGTCAACAACCTAAAAAAGATTGGCTGAAATTTGAATTTGTTAAGATTAAAGTCTGTGGTTAGTACTTAATCtcatttttgcttaaaattttacaattatataaagttCAGAAAATCATAACTAAGTTTGCTGTTGCAAAAACCAGTATCTTTAATTGCctccaaatatttaaaaagtgttaaggtaaaatattctaaatactCTTTTTAAGGTTCAGAACAGTTTTGTGATGATTGTATTGACTACACAACTACTGAGGAGCAAATATGCAAAAGAAagtctcaaaaaaaaagcagtaaGTACATACTTTTACACCAAGCTATATGAACtgataatacatacatatatatatatatatatatatatatatatatatatatatatatatatatatatatatatatatatatatatatatatatatatatatatatatatatatatatatatatacatatatacatatatacatatatatacatatatatgcatgtataaatatatatatatatatatatatatatatatatatatatatatatatatatatatatatatatatatatatatatatattatcagttcatatatatatatatttataataaaagctATATGCGTAATATGTGTAAATCTATATGccgaatcatttttttttttttttcagtgaaatCACCAATATTGTCTAATTTCCTGTCAAAACAAATTTACGTCTACAACAAATTATGCTTCAAATGGTAATTTGTTTGTctttagtttatgttttttaactctCTATTAAGAAGTATTTAtgcaatctttatcttttttcaaagttttttatgttgttcTCATGGAGTTATTAGGTTACTTTGAGACCTTAATTATCTTCAGATCATGTGATATTAATTGGTGATTTGTCAccaatcaatttttgtttttttatcttatttatttgcttttaaacattagggttttttattgaagttatttttttaagtctgtatgtatgtactaaatgttttactaaacctttttttttaactttttttatcatctttttttaagtCGATAGTCGggactttttaattaattatagatATCGTTAGTTCAAAAGTTGCCCAAGAACAAACTTCTCTGCAAGAGAATACCCCCTCAAAATCAAGATTGTTATCTAACTCCTCTTCGGATCTGACACTTCATCAAACTCTTGTCACTCACCATCATCTAATGTTTTTTCTATATCACAATCATTATCTTCTTCTCATCATGATTCCCATTTTAACTTAAAAGAATCCTCTTTGCTTTGCGAACAATCAACATCCTCTTCAAATATAAGGAAGTCTAGTCAAGATGCAAGCGGAAATTTAAATCAGCATTTAAATCCAGCTCCACCTCGTAGAAGagattgtaaaaaatttagaagaagTGATTTCCCTATGAATACTGCTGGTAATTAGGATtcatctttatttgttttacatttgtttataatttttatcgtATAACTTTCCATAatgttgtacatatatatatatataaatatatatatatagatatagatatagatatatatatatatatatatatatatatatatatatatatatatatatatatatatatatatatatatatatatatatatatatatatatatatatatatatatatatatatatatatatatatatttatatatatatatatatatatatatatatatatatatatatatatatatatatatatatatatatatatatatatatatatatatatatatatatatatatatatatatatatatatatatatatatatatatatatatatatatatatata
This window contains:
- the LOC136086774 gene encoding uncharacterized protein LOC136086774 isoform X1; this translates as MATSGPYAQVIWLEGNQEMERTIPINWIDEDTNKVFWPNTLNVKNAFKRCQQPKKDWLKFEFVKIKVCGSEQFCDDCIDYTTTEEQICKRKSQKKSMKSPILSNFLSKQIYVYNKLCFK